The Phycisphaerae bacterium genome has a window encoding:
- the lpxB gene encoding lipid-A-disaccharide synthase, which yields MKDSDRTYRIFISAAEPSGDKLCAGLITALKQTGHSFEFTGFGGQNMADAGCSLLVNTTQRAAMTYNAFSHILFFRKAIKTAQRHFVAAKPDLVVVCDSPSFNFHIAKAAKNAGTKTLFYVAPQLWAWAEWRIKKLKILCTAGLAAILPFEPDWFAQRGLACQFVGNPLLESIDAKNIAPKKYDRYSISRAHIALMPGSREAEIKSLWPAMQHIARRLKARHPHIRFTVVAANKQVEQTLRQSEFKSLCCDYALDAVYDTAKKVDFTLVASGSATLQVAAAACPMVIMYQSNKYLWHLIGKRLVKTKYLSLVNILSQKELVPEFMPYFSSVAPIVVACEKHLNNTDKLSSLSGELSELIKPITGTNASQNVVKMIMEQIASGPT from the coding sequence ATGAAGGATTCAGACCGAACATACCGGATTTTCATAAGTGCCGCCGAGCCAAGCGGCGACAAGCTCTGCGCAGGCCTTATAACCGCTTTGAAGCAGACAGGCCATAGCTTCGAATTTACAGGCTTTGGCGGTCAAAATATGGCCGATGCCGGCTGTTCGCTCCTTGTTAATACAACTCAAAGAGCCGCAATGACTTACAACGCTTTCAGTCATATCCTTTTCTTCCGCAAAGCCATAAAAACGGCTCAAAGGCACTTTGTCGCCGCAAAGCCCGACCTCGTGGTGGTTTGTGATTCGCCGAGCTTTAATTTTCATATCGCCAAGGCCGCCAAAAACGCCGGCACAAAGACCCTTTTTTATGTCGCTCCGCAGCTATGGGCCTGGGCCGAATGGCGGATTAAAAAACTTAAAATACTCTGCACCGCCGGACTGGCCGCGATACTGCCTTTTGAACCGGATTGGTTTGCACAGCGGGGCCTTGCCTGTCAGTTTGTCGGTAATCCTTTATTGGAGAGTATCGACGCCAAAAATATCGCGCCGAAAAAATACGACCGTTATTCCATTTCGCGCGCCCATATCGCGCTTATGCCCGGCTCGAGAGAAGCCGAGATAAAATCGCTCTGGCCCGCGATGCAGCACATAGCCAGAAGATTAAAGGCTCGTCATCCGCATATTCGGTTTACCGTTGTCGCGGCCAATAAGCAGGTCGAACAGACTTTAAGGCAGAGTGAGTTTAAAAGTCTTTGCTGCGATTACGCCCTTGACGCGGTTTACGACACTGCGAAAAAAGTCGATTTTACTCTCGTCGCCAGCGGAAGCGCGACTCTTCAGGTTGCCGCCGCCGCATGTCCGATGGTGATAATGTATCAGTCGAATAAATATCTCTGGCACCTCATCGGCAAAAGACTTGTGAAGACCAAATATCTTTCGCTTGTTAATATTCTTTCGCAGAAGGAGCTTGTTCCGGAATTTATGCCGTATTTTTCATCGGTTGCCCCTATCGTGGTCGCCTGTGAAAAACATTTGAATAATACTGATAAACTGTCGAGCCTCAGCGGCGAACTTAGCGAGCTTATAAAACCGATTACAGGCACAAACGCATCGCAAAACGTCGTGAAAATGATTATGGAGCAAATTGCTTCGGGGCCAACATAG
- a CDS encoding thermonuclease family protein, translating to MKNKNIFLLCAVSLLCVAAPYKFDFEIPVFEQAEFSNAPLCQVVRIIDGDTIVVDMNNQDVKIRLAGVKSADKYSVEMTSFTKNLLRGENVYIIDDPNQKTPDKFGYLPQYVYRAPDGLFVNAEIIRQGYGRADTETPFKYSAEFQQLEKFAKERSKGFWDASRPEKISQPAPSPPPKASIAAAAPSVPVAPTLSPSPKTSAENNDIIVYVTKTGKKYHLATCGSLSKSSIPIKLSDAKARGYTPCSRCNPPQ from the coding sequence ATGAAAAACAAAAATATTTTTCTTTTATGCGCTGTATCGTTACTTTGCGTTGCCGCGCCGTATAAATTCGATTTTGAGATTCCCGTCTTTGAACAGGCCGAATTTTCAAATGCGCCTTTATGTCAGGTCGTTCGGATTATCGATGGCGATACTATAGTTGTCGATATGAACAATCAGGATGTGAAAATCAGATTGGCAGGTGTCAAATCCGCGGACAAGTACAGCGTGGAAATGACTTCGTTTACTAAAAATCTTTTAAGAGGAGAAAACGTTTATATTATTGATGACCCGAACCAGAAAACGCCGGACAAATTCGGCTATCTTCCCCAATATGTATATCGCGCTCCCGACGGCTTGTTCGTAAACGCTGAAATCATTCGGCAGGGTTACGGCCGGGCGGACACAGAAACGCCATTTAAATATTCAGCCGAATTTCAGCAGCTCGAAAAATTCGCAAAAGAGCGAAGCAAGGGTTTTTGGGATGCCAGCCGGCCGGAAAAAATTTCGCAGCCGGCCCCGTCTCCGCCGCCGAAAGCATCAATCGCAGCAGCTGCACCGTCAGTACCGGTGGCGCCGACACTATCACCATCGCCGAAAACTTCAGCGGAAAATAATGATATAATTGTATACGTAACAAAGACGGGCAAAAAATATCATCTTGCGACTTGCGGTTCTCTGAGCAAAAGTTCTATTCCCATAAAGCTCAGCGACGCCAAGGCTCGCGGCTACACCCCCTGCAGCAGATGCAACCCGCCGCAGTAA